A single window of Microplitis demolitor isolate Queensland-Clemson2020A chromosome 7, iyMicDemo2.1a, whole genome shotgun sequence DNA harbors:
- the LOC103574077 gene encoding tuberin — MSKMNIKDKDQRTLNDKLKQWFRINKGNYKSNEEHILTQEIEREISSENPINQRARILKDLTDDVLNNHWEDRAAEKFWNLVKDLLNKDVPKEHRHTVLTFLSCLVQGQYSRLSSLMRVKFFKVVQDHEIPEDIGPRLELLQRLTDNGKDIVHLEEKVGGFLLKWMPTVTYGDEKRGAEFLSLLVNVIKYNSAYIDEDIVSGLVQFICHLCYYSNNKEVVSGCLDTLDTIVGYNINLQSDSLQTFITALCRSVNVDIYCEISWKIMKKLLGTDMGHTALYTMCRLLQDPNFQRDVRLLRGAVFYVNMGLWGTHRIQKLKCTPISVLPSFIQALKCNHPIVMYEVTLAVQRLVNKYGPTLLEPTWSVVLDIIQHVIAHIETSNQPATQQVSESLHDTLNGIENLMDANQYNGDVQRFYDLIERCSDARPEASVFKLIDYRASIIGLTHYHWQSKLANLVERYFKIETRTSIRTKVLDIVTRIIHMNRYHEDELIERIIVPYLQHVDVDPDIMIRNVSAHLLVDLCLNCEIKRCLELLDILEKIINKPFTVDTPVVSDNDIKDVKTAVSGVIDIFTTKIYRLPSSHAIRAYKILVNHLEQHYKEPQIFNDFSTIRYLIFECFLKIRANSLFHVGYTNPETGTVTRFSPYLILEHASAPDRLGPSGGGGNSPPVSPAPLQHISCQISHISLAMACKAAIMCLKQERDWRVLQLVLKETPNLLQNRALILARQSNDIDYVAAALCSMITDRNLKLPESLTNAPSKFTISDFRMFVFPVLTSLASYHTHLEPNLQQRLIKCLEIGLTTRCASQCVTSLTTCTLEMRDAMNKLLPAVLSDLSKISAVQHIAIPILEFLSMLARLPTVYSSFIDNQYRLIFALLLPYTNPFKYNHYTVSLAHHVIAVWFLKCRLSLRREFVKCITSGLNDNVVMPLEEGQVKTSNFSTLQEDSSHRKRSSSLTEQGSRGRRERPVLGNQIIGDLKPQMDEKLMTFHMELAETCIDLLARYTFSTYTARPKRCAGAEFLLKDGQSMTWFLNNRLITVTTSGCSMKSMRAGLCDSCWIACKAAPTSPEHRAGAGLPRRASSIDGNKDENRLSRQSSGHAGSSTNTAANSPTEESKRTLDDDFAKADNKSDKEAEASKLEQILGSDKQDEYTPCACWCQGWAEILVRRPTGDMSWIMRVQNSVQCDAMNDFPLQDLTALLMPNSEPTTKTSSSQDTTTTESFEDETDEKSESKSSGGQSTDQHQSNLNKSTGPIAIPGSPGRPSTSRQSSRDSIESLEDGDDDSKRSRNPVRRSNSSPEMSASWKNPFLNKDKLVIPPADAPNSEFDVKHAKTAYSKDMRVSYEAIPEEISGMGTTPPVTEAGDHPGVFQTQYSHPGTTTTTTTTVGNNGTSSSSSSSSNIVPASPIASTPSYLPAQNRVTQHHMSSSKPPQSPTQQYSRTSTIESSLRQIASSIESKPPLGRSHPTERREERPDPSALPPIAFRDRGHTISVMSPVRDSIRRGTSPRVKEIPRPGINPSSVFLQLYHTAHFGSTNEKPLLIPPTTALQRAVTNLDRIQPYETHKIGVLYVGPNQASNESEILANQYGSMRYAEFLQRLGTLVCLKNVDESVFLGGLDRNGEHGNFAYIWQDDVTQVAFHVATLMPTKQSDPKCTWKKQHIGNDYVTIVYNESGESYDIQTVKGQFNYACVIIQPLDYGANQVTIQAREELAEHIGHSESKIISDQNLGILSRQLALHANLASMVSSSLKAKGHNPYSSNWLERLRHIKRLRRRLLESSNSSSDDKTDETRSNERVHMEDFTEYTIPKT, encoded by the exons ATGTCAAAGATGAATATTAAAGATAAAGATCAGAGAACACTTAATGACAAATTGAAACAGTGGTTCCGTATTAACAaag gcAACTATAAAAGTAATGAAGAGCACATATTGACCCAAGAAATAGAACGTGAAATAAGTTCAGAGAACCCAATTAATCAACGAGCTCGTATCCTAAAAGATTTAACAGACGACGTCTTAAATAACCACTGGGAAGATAGGGCGgctgaaaaattttggaacCTAGTTAAAGATCTACTAAACAAAGATGTACCGAAGGAACACCGTCATACTGTCCTCACTTTTCTGAGTTGTCTAGTCCAAGGCCAGTATAGCAGACTGTCATCACTGATGcgcgttaaattttttaaggtgGTACAAGACCACGAAATACCTGAGGACATTGGCCCCAGATTGGAGCTGCTCCAACGTTTGACAGACAATGGCAAAGACATTGTGCACTTGGAAGAAAAAGTCGGGGGATTTTTGCTTAAATGGATGCCGACAGTCACTTACGGGGATGAGAAACGAGGTGCTGAATTTCTGTCACTTCTTGTTAATGTTATCAAGTACAACTCGGCGTACATTGACGAGGATATTGTGTCTGGTCTTGTACAATTTATCTGTCATTTGTGTTACTacagtaataataaagaagttgTGTCCGGTTGTCTTGATACACTTGACACAATTGTTGgctacaatattaatttacagtCGGATTCATTGCAGACATTTATCACAGCACTGTGTCGCAGTGTCAATGTTGACATTTACTGCGAAATAAGCTGGAAGATAATGAAAAAACTACTAGGTACTGATATGGGACACACGGCCCTTTACACGATGTGTCGATTGCTGCAGGACCCAAACTTCCAGCGAGATGTGCGCCTGCTACGTGGAGCCGTGTTCTATGTCAACATGGGCCTCTGGGGAACGCACAGGATCCAGAAGTTAAAATGTACACCGATATCAGTACTGCCTTCATTCATCCAAGCACTGAAATGCAACCACCCGATTGTCATGTACGAGGTAACGCTGGCTGTGCAACGACTGGTAAATAAATACGGACCGACTTTACTTGAACCAACGTGGAGTGTTGTCCTGGACATAATCCAGCACGTGATTGCTCACATTGAAACGAGCAATCAACCGGCAACTCAACAAGTATCGGAGAGTCTTCACGACACATTAAATggcatagaaaatttaatggatgCCAATCAGTACAATGGAGATGTCCAGAGATTCTATGACCTGATCGAAAGATGTTCTGACGCCAGACCCGAGGCCTCGGTTTTTAAACTCATTGACTATCGTGCTTCTATCATAGGTCTTACGCACTACCACTGGCAGTCAAAGCTGGCAAATCTTGTGGAACGTTACTTTAAAATCGAAACTCGGACAAGCATACGGACAAAGGTGCTAGACATTGTCACGAGAATAATTCACATGAATCGTTATCATGAAGACGAATTAATTGAGCGAATAATAGTACCTTATCTACAGCACGTTGATGTAGATCCTGACATTATGATACGTAATGTATCTGCTCATTTGTTGGTTGATTTGTGTTTGAACTGTGAGATTAAACGATGCCTTGAGTTGCTGGACATCttggagaaaataataaacaagcCATTTACTGTAGACACTCCAGTAGTAAgtgataatgatattaaagATGTTAAAACTGCTGTGAGTGgtgttattgatatttttacaaCGAAAATATATCGTCTGCCTTCTAGTCATGCTATTCGTGCTTACAAAATACTTGTTAATCATCTTGAGCAGCATTACAAAGAGCcccaaatatttaatgatttttcaacaatacgttatttgatatttgagtgttttttaaaaattcgcgcTAATTCATTATTCCACGTTGGGTACACAAATCCAGAGACTGGGACAGTAACGAGATTTAGTCCGTATTTAATTTTGGAGCATGCATCTGCACCAGATCGTTTAGGACCAAGTGGTGGAGGTGGTAACAGCCCACCAGTAAGTCCAGCACCTCTACAACACATATCGTGTCAAATAAGTCATATATCTTTAGCAATGGCCTGCAAAGCTGCTATAATGTGTCTGAAGCAAGAAAGAGACTGGCGAGTACTTCAATTAGTTCTCAAAGAAACTCCAAATTTACTGCAAAATCGTGCGCTGATTCTTGCACGTCAGAGTAATGACATCGACTACGTTGCTGCTGCTTTGTGTTCGATGATCACTGATAGAAATCTTAAATTACCTGAATCACTTACCAATGCACCATCTAAATTTACCATCTCAGATTTTCGCATGTTTGTGTTTCCGGTGCTGACGTCTTTGGCGTCTTACCATACACACCTTGAGCCAAATTTGCAGCAGCGATTGATAAAGTGTTTGGAAATTGGATTGACAACCAGATGCGCGAGTCAGTGCGTCACCAGTTTGACTACATGTACGTTGGAGATGCGTGACGCTATGAATAAATTGCTACCAGCTGTCTTGTCAGACTTGTCAAAAATTTCAGCAGTGCAACATATTGCCATACCTATTCtagaatttttatcaatgcTTGCAAGATTACCTACTGTCTATTCGAGCTTCATTGACAACCAGTACCGACTAATCTTCGCTCTTCTGCTGCCTTATACGAATCCATTCAAGTACAATCACTACACAGTCTCGTTAGCACATCATGTCATTGCTGTCTGGTTCTTAAAATGTCGATTGTCATTGAGGCGCGAGTTTGTTAAATGTATAACTTCTGGTTTAAATGACAATGTGGTGATGCCTTTAGAGGAGGGACAGGTAAAGACATCGAACTTCAGTACACTGCAAGAAGATTCATCTCACAGGAAACGCAGTTCGAGTCTGACTGAACAAGGCAGCAGAGGCAGGCGAGAAAGACCTGTACTGGGTAACCAAATAATTGGTGATTTGAAACCACAGATGGATGAAAAGTTGATGACTTTTCATATGGAACTGGCTGAGACTTGTATTGATTTGTTAGCCAGGTACACATTCTCTACTTACACAGCTCGGCCTAAGAGATGCGCTGGTGCGGAATTTTTACTGAAAGATGGACAGTCGATGACCTGGTTCCTGAACAATCGATTGATTACTGTCACTACCAGTGGATGCAGCATGAAATCAATGAGAGCTGGACTGTGTGATAGCTGCTGGATTGCTTGTAAAGCTGCGCCGACAAGTCCAGAGCATAGAGCTGGAGCTGGTCTACCACGACGAGCATCGAGTATTGATGGGAATAAAGACGAGAATAGATTATCAAGACAGTCTTCAGGACATGCTGGTTCAAGTACAAATACTGCGGCCAATTCGCCGACAGAAGAAAGCAAAAGGACACTTGATGATGATTTTGCTAAGGCGGATAATAAAAGTGATAAGGAAGCTGAGGCAAGTAAATTAGAGCAAATTCTTGGCAGTGATAAACAGGACGAGTATACGCCGTGCGCTTGTTGGTGTCAAGGTTGGGCGGAAATTCTCGTTCGTCGGCCTACTGGTGATATGTCTTGGATTATGAGAGTACAAAATTCAGTCCAATGTGATGCTATGAATGATTTTCCACTGCAAGACCTAACGGCGCTGCTGATGCCTAATTCTGAGCCAACGACAAAAACTTCTAGTAGTCAAGACACCACGACAACGGAATCTTTTGAAGATGAGACTGATGAAAAATCTGAGAGTAAATCTAGTGGAGGACAGAGTACTGATCAGCatcaaagtaatttaaataaatctactgGACCTATTGCGATACCTGGATCACCTGGACGGCCCAGTACGTCACGCCAGAGTTCTCGTGATAGTATTGAGAGTTTGGAAGACGGCGATGATGATTCAAAGAGATCACGTAATCCTGTTCGTCGTTCAAATTCAAGCCCTGAAATGAGCGCCAGCTggaaaaatccatttttaaataaagacaaATTAGTGATACCTCCAGCTGATGCTCCCAACTCGGAGTTTGATGTCAAGCACGCAAAAACAGCGTATTCAAAAGACATGAGAGTTAGTTATGAAGCAATACCTGAAGAAATATCTGGTATGGGTACAACTCCACCAGTAACTGAAGCTGGAGATCATCCTGGGGTTTTTCAAACTCAGTACTCGCATCCAggaacaacaacaacaacaacaacaactgtTGGAAATAATGGAACTagcagcagtagcagtagtagCAGTAATATTGTACCAGCATCGCCTATTGCTTCAACTCCTAGTTATTTACCCGCCCAAAATCGCGTTACTCAGCATCACATGTCATCATCAAAGCCTCCTCAGTCACCTACTCAACAATACTCAAGAACGTCGACAATAGAATCTAGTCTCAGACAAATAGCCTCGAGTATAGAAAGCAAACCACCACTAGGACGAAGTCATCCAACTGAACGTCGTGAAGAAAGACCCGATCCATCAGCATTGCCACCCATAGCTTTTCGTGATCGTGGCCATACAATATCAGTAATGTCTCCCGTTCGAGACAGCATTCGTCGCGGTACTTCACCTCGTGTTAAAGAAATTCCACGCCCTGGAATAAATCCCAGCTCTGTATTCCTCCAACTGTATCACACAGCCCACTTTGGCAGCACTAACGAGAAACCTTTGCTGATACCTCCAACGACGGCTTTGCAACGAGCTGTAACGAATCTCGACCGAATTCAACCCTACGAAACTCACAAGATCGGTGTCTTGTATGTGGGACCAAATCAAGCGTCCAATGAATCCGAAATTCTGGCCAACCAGTACGGGTCAATGAGATACGCGGAATTTCTCCAACGACTTGGTACTCTGGTTTGTCTGAAAAACGTCGACGAGAGTGTCTTTCTCGGTGGACTTGATCGCAACGGCGAGCATGGTAATTTTGCCTACATATGGCAGGATGATGTTACCCAGGTAGCTTTTCATGTCGCGACGCTCATGCCCACTAAGCAGAGTGATCCTAAGTGCACTTGGAAGAAACAACATATTGGAAACGATTATGTTACTATTGTTTATAATGAAAGTGGCGAGTCTTATGACATTCAAACTGtcaag GGACAGTTTAATTATGCTTGTGTCATAATTCAACCATTAGATTATGGAGCTAATCAAGTAACAATACAAGCAAGAGAAGAATTAGCTGAACATATTGGTCACAGTGaatctaaaataatatctGATCAAAATCTTGGTATTTTATCAAGACAATTAGCTCTTCATgctaat cttGCATCAATGgtatcatcatcattaaaaGCAAAAGGCCATAATCCATATTCTTCCAATTGGCTCGAACGACTAAGACACATAAAACGACTGAGACGTCGTCTTCTAGAATCATCAAACAGTAGCTCTGATGACAAAACCGACGAAACAAGATCCAATGAACGCGTTCATATGGAAGATTTCACCGAGTACACGATACCGAAgacgtaa
- the LOC103574078 gene encoding protein canopy 4, protein MIRTLLLLIFLLFTSINAVTEEDEGVKYANKCEVCKVFSMELEARLDETGKTHDVLEVGYSLDDIAPKKKKEYKQSELRLVESLEDICERILEYNIHKERDDSTRFSKGMSQTFKTLHGLVDKGVKVELGIPYELWDKPSVEITTLKTQCEDMLENHESDIEEWYFNHQGIIPLERYLCSERVLIDDDDSCLKEKGDTGKDRRDKKKSKDKTKKPNDENKLKNSKQEL, encoded by the exons atgaTCCGAAcattgttattgttaatttttttattgtttacatCAATAAATGCAGTTACTGAAGAAGATGAAGGTGTCAAATATGCAAATAAATGTGAAG tGTGTAAAGTATTTTCTATGGAGCTGGAAGCTAGACTAGATGAAACTGGAAAAACTCATGATGTCTTGGAAGTTGGTTATTCCTTGGACGATATTGCtccaaaaaagaaaaaggagTACAAACAATC AGAACTGAGGCTGGTTGAATCATTGGAAGATATTTGTGAACGTATTTTAGAGTATAATATTCATAAGGAACGTGATGATAGCACGAGATTTTCTAAAGGAATGAGTCAAACATTCAAAACTCTCCATGGTCTTGt AGATAAAGGAGTTAAAGTTGAGCTAGGGATACCCTATGAATTATGGGACAAGCCATCTGTTGAAATAACAACCTTGAAAACACAATGTGAAGATATGCTGGAGAATCATGAGTCAGATATTGAAGAATGGTATTTCAATCATCAAGGAATAATACCTCTTGAAAg GTATCTTTGTTCCGAGCGGGTGCTCATAGACGATGATGACTCATGTCTCAAAGAAAAAGGCGACACGGGCAAAGATCGCCGCGATAAGAAGAAGTCTAAAGATAAAACCAAGAAACccaatgatgaaaataaactaaaaaattctaaacaaGAATTATAG
- the LOC128668221 gene encoding kallikrein 1-related peptidase b21-like: protein MYSKVHDHRHNVALMKLYRPFNLQHLHNSLDFSNKTSGMFVNIGATKSINSYDCCFIYGWDSILFSKMRVFTKPIQIVSVQPRDKDACVNKINDVNIVCASGESRKQCAGNPGSPIVCNEPNGNSRVLGIASWTNYSLQCDGSSTYLNLTSFRSWINNIISMDFNSNYNFDSYSSTENHKIQSKNYVVTKIIMDNHAINDFSTTLKTLERHNYENTERSDKSVEEKSTDNEELSDIFPLYNSSCANLLNSINFLVLLGLTFIFNV, encoded by the exons ATGTACTCCAAAGTACATGACCATAGGCACAACGTCGCTCTTATGAAACTCTATCGTCCATTTAATTTACAGCATCTACATAAttctttagatttttcaaataaaaccaGTGGCATGTTCGTTAATATTGGAGCgactaaatcaataaattcatatgATTGTTGTTTTATATACGGCTGggatagtattttattttctaaaatgcGGGTGTTTACGAAACCTATACAAATAGTTTCAGTACAACCCCGAGATAAAGATGCctgtgtaaataaaatcaatgacgTAAATATTGTATGTGCTAGCGGTGAAAGCCGGAAACAGTGCGCAGGTAATCCGGGGTCACCGATTGTCTGTAATGAACCGAATGGGAATAGCCGCGTACTTGGAATAGCATCTTGGACTAACTATTCCCTTCAATGCGATGGTTCttcaacttatttaaatcttacttcctttag atcgtggataaataatataatatcaatggactttaattcaaattataattttgacagCTATAGTAGTACTGAAAATCATAAAAtccaaagtaaaaattatgttgttactaaaataattatggacAATCATGCTATCAATGATTTTTCAACAACACTTAAGACACTTGAGCGtcataattatgaaaatactGAGCGAAGTGATAAAAGTGTAGAAGAAAAATCAACTGATAATGAAGAACTGTCGGATATTTTTCCTCTATATAATTCGTCATGTGCAAATTTACTaaactcaattaattttcttgtaCTTTTAGGACTtacctttatttttaatgtataa
- the LOC103574079 gene encoding 28S ribosomal protein S33, mitochondrial, translated as MSKYVELAKVSTTYAKRMNHLSNRIFGEVFRPTNYQSMKVVKMFSEKPIQKRPEIVEYYPRLPEIGWLMKNLRLYGLYRDEHLDWKEEIERLRVLRGKKPRVKKSLRGK; from the coding sequence ATGTCAAAGTACGTAGAACTTGCAAAAGTATCAACGACGTATGCAAAACGTATGAATCACCTGTCAAACAGAATATTCGGCGAGGTCTTTCGTCCTACAAACTATCAGTCTATGAAAGTCGTAAAGATGTTTAGCGAAAAACCGATACAAAAACGTCCAGAAATTGTTGAATATTACCCACGACTTCCGGAGATCGGTTGGCTCATGAAAAATCTTCGTCTCTATGGTCTCTATCGTGATGAGCATTTAGATTGGAAAGAGGAAATTGAAAGATTGCGAGTTCTGAGAGGTAAAAAACCCCGCGTCAAGAAATCATTACGtggaaaataa
- the LOC103574080 gene encoding speckle-type POZ protein, with translation MDRYNSKTVKHKLQYEWEIGDFTSLVETPNFNVSCVEFESPKFSVKAGFDNEWYLELNSTKERVLIYLVSETSRKNLRAQYTFSILNYKKEKKLVQSFNYFFNTTVCRGPEISVFKHELFNNKHEYLPNNTLTICIDLGIYDQYSLSVQIPSKSSKYSIADDLKKLLDVTVASDITLVVSDREFKSHKALLMVRSPVFYAMLSHDMKEKKENKITVPDIHPELFEKMFEFIYSDKVTDLDNFAEQLLEIADQYQLPGLVELCEESLGKSLTVNNAVKIMILADRFNAKQLFDFAIDFVVSNITRIMTTSDYQEVVKSNPFISLKLIEKFATSGYGHGTSSKF, from the coding sequence atggatagatataattcaaaaaccgTAAAACACAAGCTGCAATACGAATGGGAAATAGGTGACTTTACATCACTCGTAGAAACGCCCAATTTTAATGTGAGTTGCGTTGAATTTGAATCtccaaaattttcagtaaaagcTGGTTTTGATAACGAATGGTATTTGGAGTTGAATTCGACTAAAGAAAGAGTTCTGATATATCTTGTTTCGGAAACATCAAGAAAGAATCTGAGAGCTCAGTATACATTttctattttgaattataaaaaagaaaaaaaacttgtacagtcatttaattacttttttaatacaactGTATGTCGTGGACCGGAAATAAGTGTCTTCAAACATGagctatttaataataaacatgaaTATTTACCAAATAATACACTAACGATATGTATAGATCTTGGAATATATGATCAATATTCATTGAGTGTTCAAATTCCATCAAAGTcttcaaaatattcaattgcTGATGACCTTAAAAAGCTACTCGATGTCACTGTAGCAAGTGACATTACTTTGGTGGTGAGTGACAGAGAATTTAAATCGCACAAAGCTCTGCTGATGGTAAGAAGTCCAGTTTTTTATGCGATGCTTAGTCACGAtatgaaggaaaaaaaagaaaataaaataactgtacCAGATATTCATCcggaattatttgaaaagatGTTCGAATTTATTTACTCAGACAAAGTTACTGATCTTGATAATTTTGCTGAGCAGTTACTGGAAATTGCTGATCAGTACCAATTGCCAGGACTCGTGGAATTGTGTGAAGAATCACTCGGAAAGTCTTTGACAGTTAATAATGCAgttaaaattatgatattagCTGATCGCTTTAATGCCAAACAGTTATTTGACTTTGCGATTGATTTTGTGGTCAGTAATATTACACGTATTATGACTACAAGTGATTATCAAGAAGTAGTAAAGTCTAAtccttttatttctttaaaactcATTGAGAAATTTGCGACATCTGGATATGGACATGGAACGtcgtcaaaattttga
- the LOC103574082 gene encoding speckle-type POZ protein-like has product MKVADSKIGEHKLNHKWEIDDFASVIKRPSFATSKNGFFQSPGFSIEGTIKNLWYLRLSINGETCNNEEWLSLTVASNSHVTDPIRASCLLFIFNDKKKRKFTQTFCNSFESSHIDWCCEKFVKKNLLLANKDEFLPNNMLSIGIELTIFESAAINTIEISPKPLKRVIIDDLKKLLDQKIASDITLQVGDEQFKAHRAILMMRSPVFCKWLTHQTKENMGDKFVLSNISSENCKLMLEFIYTDKVKDLGSNVENLLAVADDYQLKGLKETCEELLCDSITVENAARIMVLAHRHNAKQLFDYVIEFVAINITRVMKTTYYVNFIKFYPDISLTLIEKLASLINIPTTPQTPEVIIHLSRKKK; this is encoded by the coding sequence ATGAAAGTCGCTGACAGTAAAATCGGCGAGCACAAACTTAATCACAAGTGGGAAATTGATGATTTTGCATCAGTCATTAAACGACCCAGCTTTGCTACAAgcaaaaatggattttttcagTCCCCAGGTTTTTCAATCGAAGGCACAATTAAAAACCTGTGGTATTTAAGATTAAGTATCAATGGAGAAACTTGTAACAATGAAGAGTGGCTGTCACTGACCGTAGCGTCAAACAGCCACGTAACTGATCCAATCAGAGCAAgttgtttgttatttatttttaatgataaaaagaaGAGAAAATTTACTCAAACTTTTTGTAACAGCTTTGAAAGTTCTCACATTGACTGGTGCTGTGagaaatttgtcaaaaaaaatttattacttgctAATAAAGATGAATTCTTGCCTAATAATATGCTGTCAATAGGTATTGAGTTGACAATATTTGAATCCGCGGCAATTAATACTATTGAAATTTCACCAAAGCCACTAAAGCGTGTAATTAtcgatgatttaaaaaaacttcttgATCAAAAAATAGCCAGTGACATTACTCTGCAAGTTGGTGATGAACAATTCAAAGCTCACAGGGCAATTCTGATGATGCGAAGTCCAGTATTTTGCAAATGGCTCACCCATCAAACGAAAGAAAACATGGGGGATAAATTTGTTTTGTCAAATATTAGTTCTGAAAACTGTAAACTCATGttggaatttatttacacGGACAAAGTTAAGGATCTTGGGAGCAACGTTGAAAATTTACTTGCAGTTGCAGATGATTATCAGCTGAAAGGTTTAAAGGAAACTTGTGAAGAATTACTTTGTGATTCAATTACGGTGGAAAACGCTGCTAGAATAATGGTTTTAGCACATCGTCACAACGctaaacaattatttgattaCGTAATTGAGTTTGTTGCTATTAACATTACACGCGTTATGAAAACTACTTActatgttaattttataaagttctaTCCTGATATTTCATTGACTCTTATTGAAAAACTTGCGAGCTTAATTAACATTCCTACTACTCCGCAAACTCCTGAAGTCATTATTCATTtgtcgagaaaaaaaaagtaa
- the LOC103574083 gene encoding TD and POZ domain-containing protein 1-like, which produces MEIHNRKLVKRVGYHEWKIEDFTPLIDVSDLIEGKPTFLESLSFSVDDTVKNSWCLRLGFTGERPGSKEWVSISLATTSDTEPVRAMGSLFILNNRKEKKFTQCFNNIDKSCNIAWYSKKFLEIKRMLDNKEEFLPNNQLTIGTEVVIYDFTLAPIGVQVSSKPAKHSIYDDLNQLLVNKLGSDVTLVVGNKEFKAHKSILMARCPEFFRMFTINELNRINESKIVIPKMDPKIFEMILEFIYTDKVSDVENNVVMLLEVANKYQLQPLKELCQELLLKSLDIDNAIQIMDLAYRSNAQQLLELATELIINNITRVMKTQIYSEVSNSNPFISSILVERLASMIPAAGSL; this is translated from the coding sequence atgGAAATACATAATCGCAAACTTGTGAAGCGCGTAGGTTATCACGAGTGGAAAATAGAAGATTTCACGCCACTTATTGATGTTTCCGACTTGATTGAAGGCAAGCCAACGTTTCTTGAATCGCTGAGCTTTTCCGTAGAtgacacagtaaaaaattcatggTGTTTACGATTGGGTTTCACCGGAGAACGACCCGGTAGTAAAGAGTGGGTATCAATATCATTAGCGACAACCAGTGATACAGAACCAGTAAGAGCGATgggttcattatttattttgaacaatagaaaagaaaagaaatttacTCAAtgctttaataatattgataaaagttGTAACATCGCTTGGTactcaaaaaagtttttagaaataaaaagaatgtTGGATAACAAAGAAGAATTTTTGCCAAATAATCAGCTGACTATTGGTACCGAAGTTGTTATTTACGATTTCACTTTGGCGCCAATTGGTGTTCAAGTTTCATCGAAACCTGCAAAGCATTCaatttatgatgatttaaatCAACTTCTTGTTAACAAACTGGGTAGTGATGTTACTTTGGTTGTGGGTAATAAAGAGTTTAAGGCTCATAAATCCATTTTGATGGCTCGTTGTCCAGAGTTTTTCAGAATGTTCACCATCAATGAGCTCAACAGGATCAACGaaagtaaaattgtaataCCAAAAATGGatccaaaaatatttgaaatgataTTGGAGTTTATCTACACAGATAAAGTCAGTGACGTGGAAAATAATGTTGTTATGTTACTGGAAGTTGCGAATAAATATCAACTACAGCCACTCAAAGAGCTGTGCCAAGAGTTACTTTTGAAATCTCTTGATATAGATAACGCTATTCAAATTATGGATTTGGCTTATCGTAGTAATGCTCAACAATTATTAGAACTTGCTACTGAGttgataataaacaatattacaCGTGTTATGAAAACTCAAATTTATAGTGAAGTCTCCAATTCAAATCCATTTATTTCGTCGATTCTTGTTGAAAGACTCGCGTCTATGATTCCAGCTGCTGGTTCATTATAA